A region from the Mucilaginibacter sp. CSA2-8R genome encodes:
- a CDS encoding cation diffusion facilitator family transporter has protein sequence MGHTHDHGNHHDHAPKLDHLNTAFIVGIILNSAFVVIEAIVGFAQHSLSLLTDAGHNLSDVASLALALLAFKLSKMRASNTYTYGYRRSTIVVSLLNAVILVAAVGIIAYEAILRIGHPEPISGITVAWVAFAGIAVNGITAWLFMKDKEKDLNVKGAYMHMAIDALVSLGVVVSGIVIYFTKWYWIDSAVSLIIVVVIIAGTWRLLMDSIRLEFDGVPKQMDVDKVKAELLKAHGVKDIHHLHIWALSTTENALTAHLVVDAVSMSNFDSVKKDLRHRLEHLEIQHSTFEPELADDHCTQTECTLDTPLQEHTHDH, from the coding sequence ATGGGACACACGCACGACCACGGCAATCATCACGACCACGCCCCCAAGCTCGACCATCTTAATACAGCCTTTATTGTTGGTATTATACTCAACTCTGCATTTGTAGTTATTGAGGCTATCGTGGGTTTCGCACAGCATTCGTTGTCGTTGCTTACTGATGCCGGCCACAACCTGAGCGACGTGGCCAGTTTAGCCTTGGCACTGCTGGCGTTTAAATTGTCAAAAATGCGGGCCAGTAACACCTATACCTATGGCTACAGGCGTTCTACAATCGTGGTGTCATTACTCAATGCGGTTATATTAGTTGCCGCAGTGGGTATTATTGCTTATGAAGCCATACTGCGTATCGGTCATCCCGAGCCTATTTCGGGTATTACGGTGGCTTGGGTTGCCTTTGCAGGAATTGCAGTAAACGGTATAACCGCTTGGCTGTTTATGAAAGATAAGGAAAAAGACCTGAATGTGAAAGGCGCTTACATGCACATGGCGATTGATGCCCTGGTATCGTTAGGTGTAGTGGTATCGGGCATTGTTATTTATTTTACCAAATGGTATTGGATTGACAGCGCTGTAAGTTTGATTATTGTGGTTGTTATCATAGCCGGCACATGGCGGTTACTGATGGACAGCATCAGGCTGGAGTTTGACGGAGTACCCAAGCAAATGGATGTTGACAAAGTAAAGGCAGAGTTATTAAAAGCGCACGGAGTTAAGGATATACATCACCTGCATATTTGGGCACTAAGTACAACCGAAAATGCGCTAACAGCGCACCTGGTTGTTGATGCTGTGAGCATGAGTAACTTCGACAGTGTTAAAAAAGATTTACGTCACCGGCTGGAGCATTTAGAAATACAGCACAGCACCTTTGAACCCGAATTGGCCGACGACCATTGCACCCAAACCGAGTGCACTCTCGACACACCGTTGCAGGAGCACACTCACGATCATTAA
- a CDS encoding peptidylprolyl isomerase: MSKAIMRTEKGDMTIEFYDKDAPNTVANFLDLAKSGFYNGVTFHRVIPNFVIQGGDPTGTGAGGSGKRIDCELTGDNQYHDRGVLSMAHAGRNTGSSQFFVCHSRDNTAHLDRHHTCFGKVVENVEVVDAIRQGDKILSVDVIED, translated from the coding sequence ATGAGCAAAGCAATAATGAGAACCGAAAAGGGCGACATGACTATCGAATTTTACGATAAGGATGCGCCTAATACAGTAGCTAATTTTTTAGACCTGGCCAAATCAGGTTTTTACAATGGTGTTACCTTTCATAGAGTAATTCCAAACTTCGTAATCCAGGGCGGCGACCCAACCGGTACAGGTGCTGGCGGTTCGGGCAAACGTATTGATTGCGAACTAACCGGCGATAACCAGTACCATGATCGTGGCGTACTTTCAATGGCGCATGCCGGCCGCAATACGGGCAGCTCTCAGTTCTTTGTTTGCCACAGCCGCGATAATACTGCACACTTAGACCGTCACCACACTTGTTTTGGTAAAGTGGTTGAGAATGTAGAAGTGGTAGATGCAATCCGTCAGGGCGACAAAATTTTGAGTGTAGACGTAATTGAAGATTAA
- a CDS encoding DNA mismatch repair protein MutS, with amino-acid sequence MMNPNLIDDYQQRIDFAQKKINHLSAQINTYSVFRLVIFCAFLVGIYIAVDASSVGLFLAFTLVLAVAFNWLVSRQSVFEEAKQYYQNYEAVAQNEIGSMQNRTNIYDNGAAFSDDKHFYTADLDIFGPASLYQFINRAATPAGSQLLAGWLNAPAQNNQILLRQAAIEELAEKNDWRLDLQTRLLFALDEEVQQLPRLMAYLKLPVNINNALYLHWYSRLLPLLVVLGGVLSLYFTEARYATALLLVFNNRLTSSKSEEIERTDLIAGRIGDGLKNYAGVFKEIEQAEWQSDLTKQLALKVKQGQGKPISFKINELSVSINRLNQRLNFVVNLVLNALLLWNIKQVLAIETWKRDNHQDLEAAFEAVAGFEALISLAGLHINNPDWCVPEIVNGNGYTFTAVNIAHPLIKPSVRVANSYELNDTRQVDIITGSNMAGKSTFLRTLGINTVLALAGAPVCAQSMQVSVMQLFSYMRIKDSLNESTSTFKAELDRLQMLLEAVKTRSDIFFLIDEMLRGTNSVDKYLGSKAVIEQLIACRGVGLVATHDLQLAQLEQQYPGYVRNFYFDIQVQDGEMLFDYKLKPGECKTFNASLLLERIGIFTKEE; translated from the coding sequence ATGATGAATCCAAACCTTATTGATGATTACCAGCAACGCATAGACTTTGCCCAGAAAAAGATCAACCATTTATCTGCCCAGATTAATACGTACTCTGTTTTTCGGCTTGTTATCTTTTGCGCTTTCCTGGTTGGCATATACATAGCTGTAGATGCCAGTAGCGTTGGGCTATTTTTAGCGTTTACTCTGGTGCTGGCGGTAGCTTTCAATTGGCTGGTGTCGCGGCAGAGTGTATTTGAAGAGGCCAAGCAATATTACCAAAATTATGAGGCGGTTGCTCAGAACGAGATCGGCAGCATGCAAAACCGAACTAATATTTACGACAACGGTGCGGCCTTTTCTGATGATAAGCATTTTTACACGGCCGACCTTGATATTTTTGGACCGGCTTCGCTTTACCAGTTCATCAACCGCGCGGCCACGCCTGCAGGCAGTCAGTTATTGGCAGGTTGGCTAAATGCACCTGCTCAAAATAACCAGATACTATTAAGGCAAGCTGCCATTGAGGAACTTGCTGAAAAAAATGATTGGCGACTGGACTTACAAACGCGGTTACTATTTGCTTTAGATGAAGAGGTGCAGCAATTGCCGCGCCTGATGGCCTATCTTAAATTACCGGTAAATATTAACAATGCATTGTATCTGCATTGGTACAGCCGCTTGTTACCGTTACTGGTGGTCTTGGGAGGCGTGTTATCTTTATATTTTACGGAGGCAAGGTATGCTACTGCTTTGTTGCTGGTGTTTAATAATCGGTTAACGTCGTCCAAGTCTGAAGAAATTGAGAGAACCGACTTGATAGCAGGGCGTATAGGCGACGGGTTAAAAAATTATGCCGGCGTTTTTAAGGAAATTGAGCAGGCTGAATGGCAGTCGGACTTAACCAAACAATTGGCGCTGAAAGTGAAGCAAGGGCAGGGTAAACCCATATCTTTTAAAATCAATGAGCTATCGGTATCAATTAACCGGCTTAATCAGCGGCTTAACTTTGTGGTAAACCTTGTATTGAATGCCTTGCTGCTTTGGAATATTAAACAGGTGCTGGCTATTGAAACCTGGAAGCGCGACAACCACCAGGATCTGGAAGCTGCCTTTGAGGCCGTCGCCGGTTTTGAAGCTTTAATTAGTTTAGCAGGCTTGCACATTAATAATCCGGACTGGTGCGTGCCCGAAATAGTTAACGGAAATGGCTACACATTTACCGCTGTTAACATTGCACATCCTTTAATCAAACCTTCAGTACGGGTAGCCAACAGTTACGAGCTGAACGACACCCGGCAGGTTGACATCATTACCGGCTCTAATATGGCTGGTAAAAGCACCTTTTTGCGTACTTTAGGCATTAACACTGTGCTGGCGCTGGCCGGTGCGCCGGTGTGTGCGCAAAGTATGCAGGTATCGGTCATGCAATTGTTTAGCTATATGCGCATCAAAGACTCGCTCAACGAAAGCACATCCACCTTTAAGGCCGAGCTCGACCGCTTACAAATGCTACTCGAAGCGGTAAAGACCCGTTCAGATATCTTCTTTTTAATTGATGAGATGTTGCGCGGCACCAATTCGGTCGATAAATACCTCGGTTCTAAAGCGGTGATTGAACAACTTATTGCGTGCCGTGGTGTAGGCCTGGTTGCCACACACGATTTACAGTTGGCCCAGCTGGAGCAGCAATACCCCGGTTATGTACGCAACTTTTACTTCGACATACAAGTGCAAGATGGCGAAATGCTTTTTGATTATAAACTTAAGCCCGGGGAATGTAAAACGTTCAACGCCTCGTTGTTGTTAGAGCGTATTGGTATATTTACTAAAGAGGAGTAG
- a CDS encoding TonB-dependent receptor: MKRFFTLIALITAFYCANAQMVPGSGSSITGKVSGTVIDSITKKPLDYATVSISRSGGKAILNGTLTDDKGKFTLNNIAPGKYKISVTFIGYPTKVFDPVETTPGKPDNNMGNVVVAPSTKTLNAITVVGQTPVIENRIDKIVYNAEKDITSTGGNATDVLRKVPLVSVDLDGNPSLRGDQNVRVLINGKPSGALSTSLADVLRTIPADQIKSIEVITSPSAKYDAEGSGGIINIITKTKNVSGLSGSISGGVGTRQNNGNANINYKKNRFSLTGNLGSNFAWPQTSLFELNSVSNFNNTTTTINQNSASKTKRYGTIGSVNVGYDFNEYNSISSNIRVNGGGFQTDGNSNNFNSTLINPAYNSNNFNKASFSGFDWNADYTRKFKKEGEELTIAGQWSHSKVAADFSTMFFNIVNAADRGRFPNQQGNNDGVNDEYTAQADYTLPVSKAIKLEAGGKSIFRRINSDYSVFNQSTVTAGNPFLYNNALSNQYDYSQNVYAGYTVLTFSLPKNYSLQTGLRVENTDITGRPSNATQTGLQEFPQNYTNFVPSFVLSKTIKNTQTYKLSYNKRIQRPSLTYLNPFINKANPDNQTAGKPDLQPEISQTVELSYNTFIGASVINVSAYYKYTNNLIEGYAATILDSDLGRNVTRTTYQNIGTNQSVGASFFGSVTPWKPLTLRGQINGYTYHPTTRDPQTFQQSSIGTFFQYNAFASASFTVKGGWTAEMFGVFNSRRRTIQGTNPAFNLFGLGVKKEIIAKKFTLGLNALSPFQKYLKFDSQVNTLSLNQATKIRYPLQSFGLTFTYNFGKVNYGQQTKKKGVNNDDLLQGGDQSGAPGGAGGGGGAGQRQ; this comes from the coding sequence ATGAAACGTTTTTTTACGCTTATTGCACTTATTACCGCCTTTTACTGTGCTAATGCACAGATGGTTCCGGGTTCGGGATCATCTATCACAGGCAAAGTTTCGGGTACCGTTATCGATTCTATCACCAAAAAGCCGTTAGATTACGCTACAGTGAGCATTTCCCGCAGCGGCGGTAAAGCCATCTTGAACGGTACTTTAACCGATGATAAAGGAAAATTTACCCTGAACAATATTGCACCAGGCAAATACAAAATATCAGTAACCTTTATTGGTTATCCTACCAAGGTTTTTGATCCGGTCGAAACTACTCCTGGCAAACCCGACAATAATATGGGCAACGTTGTAGTTGCACCAAGCACTAAAACGCTGAACGCCATCACCGTAGTTGGCCAAACGCCGGTAATTGAAAACAGGATTGACAAGATAGTTTACAACGCCGAAAAAGATATCACCTCTACCGGTGGCAATGCTACCGACGTTTTGCGTAAAGTGCCGTTGGTATCTGTGGATTTAGACGGAAATCCGTCATTGCGCGGAGACCAGAACGTACGCGTTTTAATTAACGGTAAGCCATCTGGTGCATTATCAACCAGTTTAGCTGACGTATTGCGCACTATCCCTGCCGATCAAATTAAAAGCATAGAAGTAATTACCTCGCCATCAGCTAAATACGATGCTGAAGGTTCTGGTGGTATCATTAACATCATCACTAAAACTAAAAACGTTTCAGGCTTAAGCGGCTCTATCAGCGGTGGCGTCGGCACCCGTCAAAATAATGGTAATGCCAACATCAATTATAAGAAGAACCGTTTTAGCCTTACCGGTAATTTAGGTTCGAACTTTGCGTGGCCTCAAACATCGCTGTTTGAGTTAAACAGCGTAAGCAATTTTAATAATACTACTACCACTATCAACCAAAATTCGGCCAGCAAAACCAAACGTTACGGCACCATCGGATCGGTAAATGTTGGTTACGACTTTAACGAATACAATAGTATTTCATCAAACATCCGCGTTAACGGCGGTGGTTTCCAAACTGATGGAAACTCTAATAACTTTAACAGCACGTTAATTAACCCCGCTTATAACAGCAACAACTTTAACAAAGCAAGCTTTAGCGGCTTTGACTGGAACGCTGATTATACGCGTAAGTTCAAAAAAGAAGGCGAAGAATTAACTATTGCAGGTCAGTGGAGCCACAGCAAAGTAGCAGCCGATTTTTCTACGATGTTTTTTAACATTGTCAATGCAGCCGACCGTGGCCGTTTCCCTAACCAGCAAGGTAACAATGATGGTGTAAACGATGAATACACTGCACAGGCAGATTATACTTTGCCTGTAAGCAAAGCAATTAAATTAGAAGCCGGCGGCAAAAGTATCTTCCGTCGTATTAACAGTGACTATAGCGTATTTAACCAAAGTACTGTTACGGCCGGTAACCCATTCTTATACAATAACGCGTTGTCAAACCAGTATGATTACAGCCAAAATGTGTACGCTGGCTACACTGTATTAACGTTTAGCTTACCTAAAAACTACTCGTTACAAACAGGTTTACGGGTAGAAAACACTGACATTACCGGCAGACCAAGCAACGCTACGCAAACAGGTTTGCAGGAGTTTCCGCAAAACTATACCAATTTTGTACCAAGCTTTGTTTTGTCGAAAACTATAAAAAACACCCAGACTTACAAGCTGAGCTATAACAAACGTATACAACGTCCAAGCTTAACTTACCTGAATCCGTTCATCAACAAAGCCAACCCGGATAATCAGACTGCGGGTAAACCAGACTTGCAGCCAGAAATTTCGCAAACTGTAGAATTGAGCTATAACACCTTTATCGGCGCTTCAGTAATCAACGTATCTGCTTATTATAAATACACCAACAATCTGATTGAAGGTTATGCAGCAACCATCCTGGATAGCGATTTAGGAAGAAACGTAACTCGTACCACCTATCAAAATATAGGTACCAACCAATCAGTAGGTGCCAGCTTCTTTGGCTCGGTTACCCCTTGGAAACCACTGACTTTAAGAGGTCAAATCAACGGTTATACTTACCACCCTACTACCCGCGATCCACAAACCTTCCAGCAATCAAGTATCGGAACTTTCTTCCAGTACAATGCCTTCGCAAGTGCATCGTTCACGGTAAAAGGTGGTTGGACCGCCGAAATGTTTGGTGTATTTAACTCTCGCCGTCGTACCATTCAGGGTACCAACCCGGCATTCAACCTATTTGGCTTAGGTGTGAAAAAAGAGATAATCGCCAAGAAGTTCACTCTGGGCTTAAACGCATTGTCACCTTTTCAAAAATACCTGAAGTTTGATTCGCAGGTGAATACCTTGAGCTTAAATCAAGCTACCAAAATTCGTTACCCACTGCAATCATTTGGCTTAACGTTTACTTACAACTTTGGTAAAGTGAACTACGGGCAGCAAACCAAGAAAAAAGGCGTTAACAATGACGACTTACTGCAAGGCGGCGACCAAAGCGGTGCTCCAGGTGGAGCTGGTGGCGGCGGCGGGGCTGGTCAGCGTCAATAA
- a CDS encoding DUF5606 domain-containing protein: MNLQGIVSVAGKPGLWRALAQNKTGFVLESLDGKKTKLVVNLSTAKLAALDEITIFGEDDDIKLTGVLDNMKSAGEVPDAKADGKTMREFFREVAPSHDEEKVYASDMKKILSWYHLLKELPLFDEEAASQPAEGGA, from the coding sequence ATGAATTTACAAGGAATTGTATCGGTAGCCGGCAAACCGGGTTTGTGGAGAGCGCTGGCTCAAAATAAAACCGGCTTCGTGCTCGAGAGCCTTGATGGCAAAAAAACCAAGTTGGTTGTTAATCTGTCTACCGCTAAATTAGCGGCGTTGGATGAAATCACCATCTTTGGCGAAGACGATGATATAAAACTGACCGGCGTGTTAGACAATATGAAATCTGCCGGCGAGGTACCTGATGCCAAAGCAGATGGCAAAACGATGCGCGAATTTTTCCGCGAGGTTGCGCCAAGTCATGATGAAGAAAAGGTATATGCCTCGGACATGAAAAAAATTCTAAGCTGGTATCATTTGCTTAAAGAGCTGCCTTTATTTGATGAAGAAGCAGCATCCCAGCCTGCTGAAGGCGGAGCATAA
- a CDS encoding asparagine synthetase B — protein MDEVQKDHLKSYGIAYWILRNGESVDWLLNYRGGSFLTKYSKPLEDECKIRGVSYEVLPDAKTNSILAEVSDPSVNMDIVKLEKAPKMAVYSPKNKLPWDDAVTLVLKYAEIPYDVLYDEEVIKGDLLKYDWLHLHHEDFTGQYSKFYGSMRFQPWYQEDVRGQEALSHKLGFKKVSQMKLAVAQHIHEFCGGGGFLFAMCSGTDTFDIALAAAGTDICESMFDGDPADYRAQSKLDYSQTFAFQNFKLDMNPVSHQFSDIDVGPYRQVERTRDFFTLFDFSAKWDVVPSMLTQNHDKVIKGFMGLTTAFNKNRIKPGVTIMGEMKTQNEARYIHGEYGKGQWTFYGGHDPEDYQHAVGDPPTDLKLHPNSPGYRLILNNVLFPAAKKKKQKT, from the coding sequence ATGGACGAGGTGCAGAAAGACCATCTAAAGTCGTACGGTATTGCTTATTGGATCTTGCGCAATGGCGAATCGGTAGACTGGCTTTTGAATTACCGCGGTGGCAGCTTTTTAACCAAATACAGTAAACCGCTCGAGGATGAGTGTAAAATACGGGGCGTTAGTTATGAGGTATTACCCGATGCCAAAACCAACAGCATTTTAGCAGAGGTAAGTGATCCTTCTGTTAACATGGACATTGTAAAGCTTGAAAAAGCGCCCAAAATGGCGGTGTACTCACCTAAAAATAAACTGCCCTGGGACGATGCCGTTACCTTGGTACTGAAATACGCAGAAATACCTTACGACGTACTGTACGATGAAGAAGTAATTAAAGGCGACCTGCTTAAATATGACTGGTTGCACCTGCACCATGAGGACTTTACGGGCCAATACAGTAAATTTTACGGCAGTATGCGCTTCCAGCCCTGGTACCAAGAAGACGTACGCGGACAGGAAGCTCTGTCGCACAAGCTGGGCTTTAAAAAAGTATCGCAGATGAAATTGGCCGTGGCACAGCACATCCATGAGTTTTGCGGCGGTGGCGGCTTTTTATTTGCCATGTGCTCGGGTACTGATACTTTTGATATTGCCCTTGCCGCCGCCGGTACCGACATTTGCGAAAGTATGTTTGACGGCGACCCTGCCGATTACCGGGCACAATCCAAGCTGGACTACAGCCAAACGTTTGCTTTTCAAAACTTCAAGCTGGATATGAACCCCGTATCGCACCAGTTTAGTGATATTGATGTAGGCCCTTACCGCCAGGTAGAGCGTACGCGCGATTTTTTTACACTGTTCGACTTTTCTGCTAAGTGGGATGTGGTGCCCAGCATGCTTACCCAAAACCACGACAAGGTAATCAAAGGGTTTATGGGCCTCACTACGGCCTTTAACAAAAACCGTATTAAACCCGGTGTTACTATTATGGGTGAGATGAAAACGCAGAACGAAGCCCGCTACATACACGGCGAATATGGTAAAGGCCAGTGGACGTTTTATGGCGGCCACGATCCGGAAGATTATCAGCATGCCGTAGGCGACCCTCCTACCGATTTAAAACTTCATCCTAATTCGCCAGGCTACCGGTTAATTTTGAATAATGTGTTGTTCCCGGCAGCAAAAAAGAAAAAGCAAAAAACGTAA
- a CDS encoding alpha/beta fold hydrolase produces MKHFYRTLLLLIICKAASAQPITGTWYGILNWQSTQLPIIIHIDKTTDRYTSTWDSPSQGAKGLATLKTNFYGNQLSIDGSNYGVKISGTFMPDSNIIRAEFSQGLANLPLRLQRTPVTAPLRALATRPQEPADIPYRQEDVVFTNAKAGAKLAGTLTLPANGKASKIVVLISGSGPQNRNEELAEFNQRPFLIWSDWLTRQGIAVLRYDDRGVDQSTGDFQTATTADFADDAEAAIRYIQSCPELKSMQIGLLGHSEGGLIAPMIAARNKAVKFLVLLAAPGVPIRELLVKQSADQMRLAGASDLNIQTSSAINRTIYAVFERYPLLSDSSFKRKLTDVVYKQLTGAARGTADTSAKQSEINESVRTIVDPLVTPWYRYFITAEPTKYLTKVTCPVLALNGTLDMQVNNEANLAGIKESLQKAGNTNYTITALPGLNHLMQKAKTGGIAEYGTITETVNQAALVKVSSWIKMLK; encoded by the coding sequence ATGAAACACTTTTACAGGACGCTCCTACTTCTCATCATCTGTAAAGCGGCCTCTGCTCAACCTATCACCGGTACCTGGTATGGCATACTTAACTGGCAAAGTACACAGTTGCCTATCATCATTCACATTGATAAAACTACCGACCGTTACACCTCTACCTGGGACAGCCCCAGTCAGGGGGCCAAAGGGCTGGCCACATTAAAAACCAACTTTTACGGCAATCAGTTATCCATTGATGGGTCAAATTACGGCGTTAAAATAAGTGGTACTTTCATGCCAGATAGTAACATTATACGGGCCGAGTTTTCGCAGGGACTGGCCAACCTGCCGCTACGTTTACAGCGCACCCCGGTTACAGCCCCGTTACGTGCATTAGCGACACGGCCGCAAGAGCCTGCCGACATTCCGTACAGGCAAGAAGATGTCGTATTTACCAATGCCAAAGCCGGCGCCAAACTGGCCGGGACACTTACTTTACCCGCCAATGGTAAAGCCAGTAAAATAGTGGTGCTCATTAGCGGCTCGGGTCCGCAAAACCGCAATGAGGAATTAGCCGAGTTTAATCAACGTCCGTTTTTGATCTGGAGCGATTGGCTAACCCGCCAGGGTATTGCCGTACTGCGTTACGACGATCGCGGCGTAGACCAGTCAACCGGAGATTTTCAAACCGCAACCACCGCTGATTTTGCCGACGATGCCGAAGCAGCAATCAGGTATATCCAGTCATGCCCAGAATTAAAGAGTATGCAGATAGGCTTACTTGGCCATAGCGAAGGCGGGCTAATAGCCCCCATGATTGCAGCACGCAATAAAGCCGTAAAGTTTTTGGTGTTGCTGGCCGCGCCTGGAGTGCCCATACGAGAGTTACTGGTTAAACAGTCGGCAGATCAAATGCGCCTGGCTGGTGCGTCCGACCTTAATATTCAAACCTCCAGCGCAATTAACAGAACGATATATGCGGTGTTTGAGCGATACCCTTTGTTATCAGACTCGTCGTTTAAGCGGAAACTGACTGATGTGGTATACAAGCAACTCACCGGTGCCGCCAGAGGAACAGCTGATACTTCGGCCAAGCAGTCAGAGATCAATGAATCAGTACGGACTATTGTTGACCCGTTGGTAACGCCCTGGTACCGCTACTTTATTACCGCCGAGCCAACTAAATATTTAACTAAAGTAACCTGCCCGGTACTGGCATTGAACGGGACGCTGGATATGCAGGTAAACAACGAGGCTAACCTGGCAGGCATCAAAGAATCTCTGCAAAAAGCGGGTAATACAAATTATACCATCACGGCTTTGCCCGGCCTTAACCACCTAATGCAAAAAGCTAAAACCGGCGGTATAGCTGAATACGGCACAATTACTGAAACTGTAAATCAGGCAGCATTGGTAAAGGTATCCAGCTGGATTAAGATGTTGAAGTAG
- the rlmH gene encoding 23S rRNA (pseudouridine(1915)-N(3))-methyltransferase RlmH, with protein MKIVLLTVGKTEDAYIREGIDKFVKRLKHYTRLDIIDLPELKNTKALTQEQQKSKEAELILKKVTPNDHLVLLDEKGLEFNSVQFADYLDKKAISSVQSLIFVIGGPYGFDTSVYQRANAKLALSRMTFSHQMVRLFFVEQLYRAYTIIKGEPYHHQ; from the coding sequence ATGAAGATTGTTTTGCTTACCGTGGGTAAAACCGAAGATGCCTACATTCGCGAAGGGATAGACAAGTTTGTAAAGCGGCTCAAGCACTACACTAGGCTGGACATTATTGATCTGCCTGAACTTAAAAACACTAAAGCCCTTACCCAAGAGCAACAAAAGAGCAAAGAAGCCGAACTAATTTTAAAAAAAGTAACACCTAATGATCACTTGGTTTTACTGGACGAAAAAGGTCTCGAGTTTAACTCCGTACAGTTTGCCGACTACCTGGATAAGAAAGCCATCAGTTCGGTGCAGTCGCTTATCTTCGTCATTGGAGGCCCTTACGGCTTTGATACCAGCGTATATCAACGCGCTAACGCCAAACTGGCCCTTTCGCGCATGACGTTTTCACACCAGATGGTGCGCCTGTTTTTTGTTGAGCAGTTGTATCGTGCTTACACCATCATTAAAGGTGAGCCGTATCATCATCAGTAA